The Metabacillus litoralis genome contains a region encoding:
- a CDS encoding SMP-30/gluconolactonase/LRE family protein — MGYIADLVVDQKATLGEGPHWNGEEQALYWVDIIGKRLHRYDPLTKENKTFTFNQYVGAAVPAQLGKMLLAMHDGIYRLDLETEDLILVANPETNQPHIRFNDGKCDSSGRFYIGTMALNIEKGKGALYRLDPSGHIHKILSSVTISNGLAWSPDEKFMYYIDTPTGEVTVFSYDKQTGSISSKKTSVVIPNEMGSPDGMTIDSDGMIWVAHWDGSRVTQWNPYTGKQLDEVVVPVKHVTSCTFGGEHLDELYITTARQGLSEEELEKYPLSGGLFKVKTKAKGMKGNGYKG; from the coding sequence GTGGGTTATATTGCCGATTTAGTAGTGGATCAAAAGGCTACTCTAGGGGAAGGACCTCATTGGAATGGGGAAGAGCAAGCATTATATTGGGTTGATATTATCGGGAAAAGGCTTCATCGTTATGATCCTTTAACGAAAGAGAATAAGACATTCACATTCAATCAGTATGTAGGAGCAGCAGTACCCGCGCAGCTAGGAAAAATGCTTTTAGCCATGCATGATGGAATTTATCGTTTGGATTTAGAGACCGAAGATTTAATATTGGTTGCAAATCCGGAAACAAATCAGCCTCATATACGTTTCAATGATGGTAAATGTGACAGCTCTGGTCGTTTCTACATAGGAACAATGGCATTAAATATTGAGAAGGGTAAGGGAGCATTATATCGTTTAGATCCGTCTGGACATATTCATAAAATTCTTTCTTCAGTGACAATATCAAATGGTTTAGCCTGGAGCCCTGATGAAAAGTTTATGTATTATATTGATACTCCTACTGGGGAAGTAACAGTCTTTTCTTATGATAAACAAACTGGAAGTATTAGTAGTAAGAAGACATCTGTTGTCATTCCTAATGAAATGGGTTCACCTGATGGCATGACAATTGATTCAGATGGGATGATTTGGGTAGCACATTGGGATGGTTCAAGGGTTACACAATGGAATCCTTATACAGGAAAACAGTTAGATGAAGTTGTAGTTCCTGTTAAACATGTTACATCATGTACATTTGGTGGGGAACATTTAGATGAGTTGTATATCACAACAGCCAGACAAGGATTAAGTGAAGAAGAGCTGGAGAAATATCCATTGTCCGGAGGGCTTTTTAAAGTGAAAACAAAAGCAAAGGGCATGAAGGGTAATGGCTACAAAGGATAA
- a CDS encoding ABC transporter ATP-binding protein produces MSDNKRRGGPVGGGMRHGHGMVVEKPKNFKKTFKRLVGYLKPWKNRMILVAIAAIFSTLFNVISPKLLGDATSSIFDSFTSGSAVDFDFISRILLLLIGLYLLSSIFSYAQQYIMASVSQRTVAQLRREVNEKLSRLPLKYFDKHSHGDLLSRAVNDIDNINTSLQQALTQVINSFISIIGIIIMMLVISPLLTLVVVVTIPLSLTVARIVTKFSQKHFVKQQEELGNINGHIEEMFTGHQVVKAFGHENKSIATFDSINDRLYESSWRAQFISGLMMPLMSFVGNIGFIIVAISGGLLVINGSIRVGDVQAFIQYTQQISQPLAQAAGIANMIQVAIASAERVFQLLDEEEEEQEEDAAVKVSELKGHVVFDSVRFGYEKNQPIINDVSLEVKEGQTVAIVGPTGAGKTTIVNLLMRFYELDGGSIKIDGVCLTDMSKEQVRSLFAMVLQDTWLFSGTIRENIAYGHEHATNEEIEAAARNAYADDFIRTLPDGYETMLGEDATNLSQGQRQLLTIARAILAKPKILLLDEATSSVDTRTEMKIQQAMTKLLEGRTSFVIAHRLSTIRDADLILVMNQGDIIEKGTHEELLEKGGFYAELHQSQFTENESAS; encoded by the coding sequence ATGAGTGATAATAAGCGAAGAGGCGGACCTGTAGGTGGAGGTATGAGACACGGCCACGGAATGGTTGTCGAGAAACCAAAGAACTTCAAGAAAACGTTTAAAAGACTAGTGGGTTATTTAAAGCCTTGGAAGAATCGAATGATTCTTGTTGCGATTGCTGCTATTTTTTCTACATTGTTTAATGTAATTAGTCCAAAATTATTGGGAGATGCCACTTCTTCTATTTTTGATAGTTTTACATCAGGTTCTGCTGTGGACTTTGATTTTATTTCAAGGATTTTATTACTTTTAATTGGTTTATACCTTTTATCTTCTATTTTTTCTTATGCACAACAATATATTATGGCTTCTGTTTCACAGCGAACGGTGGCTCAGCTTCGAAGGGAAGTAAATGAGAAATTATCACGGTTGCCCCTTAAGTATTTTGACAAGCACTCTCATGGTGATTTGTTAAGCAGAGCGGTAAATGATATTGATAACATTAATACATCCCTACAACAGGCACTAACACAAGTAATCAACTCTTTTATCTCCATTATTGGGATTATTATCATGATGCTTGTTATTAGTCCTCTTTTGACATTAGTAGTAGTAGTTACCATTCCACTTAGTTTAACGGTTGCGCGTATTGTGACGAAGTTTTCACAAAAACACTTTGTTAAGCAGCAGGAAGAGCTTGGCAACATCAACGGTCATATTGAAGAAATGTTTACCGGACATCAGGTGGTGAAGGCTTTTGGTCATGAAAATAAGTCGATTGCAACCTTTGATTCAATCAATGATCGGCTGTATGAATCAAGCTGGAGAGCCCAGTTTATTTCTGGATTAATGATGCCGTTAATGAGTTTTGTTGGGAACATAGGGTTTATTATTGTAGCGATATCAGGTGGCTTGCTTGTTATTAATGGAAGTATTCGTGTTGGGGATGTTCAAGCTTTTATTCAGTATACACAGCAAATTTCTCAACCATTAGCTCAGGCTGCGGGAATTGCTAATATGATTCAAGTTGCCATTGCTTCAGCTGAACGTGTATTTCAACTGTTGGACGAAGAAGAGGAAGAACAGGAAGAGGATGCTGCTGTTAAAGTATCTGAGCTTAAAGGACATGTTGTTTTCGATTCCGTACGGTTCGGGTATGAGAAAAATCAGCCAATTATCAATGATGTAAGTCTTGAGGTAAAAGAAGGACAAACTGTTGCCATCGTAGGTCCCACTGGTGCGGGCAAAACGACAATTGTAAATCTTTTAATGAGATTTTATGAATTGGATGGAGGGTCTATTAAAATTGACGGTGTTTGTTTGACTGATATGAGTAAAGAGCAGGTTCGAAGTTTGTTTGCTATGGTGCTGCAGGACACCTGGTTATTTAGTGGAACCATTCGAGAAAATATTGCTTACGGACATGAACACGCAACAAATGAGGAGATTGAGGCAGCTGCAAGAAATGCCTATGCAGATGATTTTATCCGAACATTACCTGACGGGTATGAGACAATGCTAGGAGAAGATGCCACAAATCTATCACAAGGACAACGACAGCTACTCACAATAGCGCGTGCCATTTTGGCAAAGCCGAAGATTCTTTTACTTGATGAAGCAACAAGCAGTGTTGATACTAGAACCGAAATGAAAATACAACAGGCAATGACAAAGCTTTTAGAAGGAAGAACAAGCTTTGTTATTGCCCATCGATTATCTACTATTCGTGATGCTGATCTTATTCTTGTCATGAATCAAGGAGATATTATAGAAAAAGGAACGCATGAGGAGCTTCTTGAAAAAGGAGGTTTTTATGCGGAGCTACATCAGAGTCAGTTTACTGAAAATGAATCAGCATCATAA
- a CDS encoding ABC transporter ATP-binding protein, with protein MIEMLKYLKPYRVKLAFVILFSMAAILFELYLPTLMAEIVDVGIVNRDVTFILQTGALMLGCSLMAILLMVGVSYFASKVSLGFGRDMRRTMFVHTEHFSLDEYEKFGSASLITRTTNDVKVVQDVINMMQRMMTRAPLMLIGGVILAVSRDKYLSLVFLAALPVLALIIFLVARRAIPLFSALQNKTDRLTLILREALTGVRVVRAFNRGAHERKRFNIANEDFQDTGIKVGKLMAFMFPIMLIIMNFTNIAIVWFGAIRIDNGDMQVGNLLAFIQYAAMILMSLIMLSMAFIMIPRAQVSAKRLTEVLSTKPTIKDPLREEKSFPTKGIVEFKNVTFRYEGAERPVLEGITFTAKPGETTAIIGSTGAGKTTLLQLIPRFYDVESGEILIDGENIQLLKQSTLRKQIGYVPQKATLFSGTIAENLSFGKEDASEEEMYAALKTAQAIDFVEKRDQGIHSKLEQAGVNLSGGQKQRLSIARSLVRKPKIYLFDDSFSALDYKTDRLLRHELKKETGDATMIIVAQRVNTVKDAEKIIVLNDGKIVGVGTHQELLQENKIYQEIVASQEDGEVSA; from the coding sequence ATGATTGAAATGCTAAAATACCTCAAACCTTATCGAGTGAAGCTAGCTTTTGTTATTTTGTTTTCAATGGCTGCGATATTATTTGAGTTATATTTGCCAACCTTAATGGCTGAAATAGTAGACGTTGGGATTGTTAATCGTGATGTAACGTTTATCCTGCAAACAGGTGCTTTGATGCTGGGATGTTCGCTAATGGCTATTTTATTAATGGTTGGAGTTAGTTACTTTGCTTCTAAAGTTTCGCTCGGTTTTGGAAGGGATATGCGTAGAACGATGTTTGTGCATACTGAGCACTTTTCTCTTGATGAATATGAAAAGTTTGGCTCAGCTTCTTTAATTACAAGAACGACAAATGATGTAAAGGTTGTTCAAGATGTAATTAATATGATGCAGAGAATGATGACCAGAGCACCACTAATGTTGATTGGTGGAGTTATTCTTGCCGTGTCCCGGGATAAGTATTTGTCACTCGTTTTTCTAGCTGCTCTACCAGTTTTAGCTTTGATTATTTTTCTGGTGGCGAGAAGGGCCATACCGTTGTTTTCAGCTTTACAGAATAAAACAGATCGGCTAACACTTATTTTAAGGGAGGCTTTAACAGGGGTAAGAGTTGTTAGAGCGTTTAATCGAGGAGCTCATGAACGAAAACGCTTTAATATTGCCAATGAAGATTTTCAAGACACAGGAATAAAGGTTGGCAAGTTAATGGCTTTTATGTTTCCGATTATGTTAATTATTATGAATTTTACCAATATCGCCATCGTTTGGTTTGGTGCTATTCGAATAGATAACGGAGATATGCAGGTTGGTAATCTATTAGCGTTCATTCAATACGCTGCGATGATTTTAATGTCGTTGATTATGCTTTCGATGGCTTTTATTATGATTCCGCGCGCTCAAGTATCAGCTAAACGTTTAACCGAGGTATTATCAACTAAACCAACGATAAAAGATCCTTTACGAGAAGAAAAAAGCTTTCCAACCAAAGGAATCGTTGAATTTAAGAATGTAACATTTCGTTATGAAGGAGCGGAAAGGCCTGTTCTTGAAGGAATCACTTTTACAGCAAAACCTGGAGAAACAACTGCAATTATTGGAAGCACAGGTGCAGGTAAAACAACGTTGCTGCAGCTAATCCCTCGTTTTTATGATGTGGAAAGTGGAGAAATTCTCATAGATGGAGAAAATATTCAATTATTAAAGCAAAGTACACTTCGTAAACAGATTGGCTATGTTCCACAAAAAGCTACGCTGTTTAGTGGGACGATTGCGGAAAATTTATCGTTTGGTAAAGAAGATGCATCAGAAGAAGAGATGTACGCTGCTTTAAAAACAGCTCAAGCGATTGATTTTGTTGAAAAAAGAGATCAAGGGATACATAGTAAATTAGAACAAGCAGGTGTAAACCTTTCTGGAGGACAAAAACAGCGACTATCTATTGCTAGGTCACTAGTGAGGAAGCCTAAAATTTATTTATTTGATGACAGCTTCTCGGCATTAGATTATAAAACAGATCGTTTGCTTCGACATGAATTAAAGAAGGAAACAGGGGATGCAACGATGATAATTGTGGCTCAACGTGTTAACACAGTAAAGGATGCTGAAAAAATCATCGTTCTAAATGATGGGAAGATTGTCGGAGTTGGCACTCATCAAGAGTTACTACAAGAAAATAAAATTTATCAAGAAATTGTAGCTTCTCAAGAGGATGGGGAGGTGAGTGCATGA
- a CDS encoding thiamine-binding protein encodes MSTVTAGFQVLPNGKDMNTDGVIPKMVEVVKESGLKYEIGPMETVVEGNFDEIMLLIKTLQQVGIHMGATEVLTNMKLHYKPDGISIENKMTHV; translated from the coding sequence ATGTCAACAGTAACTGCAGGATTTCAAGTTCTTCCTAATGGTAAAGATATGAACACTGACGGGGTTATCCCAAAGATGGTCGAAGTCGTAAAAGAATCAGGTCTAAAATACGAAATCGGACCAATGGAGACAGTTGTAGAAGGAAACTTTGATGAAATAATGCTCTTAATTAAAACACTACAACAAGTAGGAATTCACATGGGCGCAACAGAAGTACTAACAAATATGAAGCTACACTACAAACCCGATGGCATTTCAATTGAAAATAAAATGACTCATGTTTAG
- a CDS encoding DUF2188 domain-containing protein — translation MVWTKNDYPESMKNLKKSTRIKAIEIANALVDDGYEEGRAISIGISQAEKMMNTNSSDLKYHIVPHDGEWAIKKEHAEKVTEVFPTKAKALDRGQDYMKKKDAQLVIHRQDGTIEKMKNTGS, via the coding sequence ATGGTTTGGACAAAAAATGATTATCCTGAATCAATGAAAAACTTAAAGAAATCTACTAGAATTAAAGCGATCGAAATAGCCAATGCATTAGTTGATGATGGTTACGAAGAAGGAAGAGCAATCTCTATCGGAATATCTCAGGCCGAGAAAATGATGAATACAAATTCAAGTGACCTCAAATATCATATTGTCCCTCACGATGGTGAGTGGGCAATAAAAAAAGAACATGCCGAAAAAGTGACTGAGGTTTTCCCAACAAAAGCGAAAGCACTTGATAGAGGACAAGATTATATGAAAAAGAAAGACGCTCAATTGGTCATTCATAGGCAGGATGGAACGATTGAGAAAATGAAAAATACAGGGAGTTAA